Proteins co-encoded in one Erinaceus europaeus chromosome X, mEriEur2.1, whole genome shotgun sequence genomic window:
- the LOC132535880 gene encoding cancer/testis antigen 47A-like: protein MSASGGGDQNPKAQGNPGNVVGVSDKEIGAGDWVMSSTGPLVGLQVLEPMETLETGEAGESSVICEGTVAFEAGVTGAMATWEVGASGEAAATGVGPFEGAGEAGIAMVEEVTGIMEEPRAQSMALVPAPQIWRGSGYMSGEESDIGPAEEEGVEEERSPGLEILIDAHHFPMAGFRFMFVELMQSLLHRIYHNDHILMTVRDAQMMLRSQFSDNNIAWSRVPALLAPQEPAQGEPIQGEMEEEHGELTVLATVESIPWESEEREEETTTWEYMEDNWDPQETIKYLEENCDEEIQDSGNEEEEEEEEEEEEEEEEEEEEEDDDDEEEDEDEDEEEEEDEEEEEDEDDEEDDEEEEDEEEDEKEDEEDEEKEEGEGGEKINKNQEGPERNLPPSDSIL, encoded by the exons ATGTCTGCCTCGGGAGGGGGTGACCAGAACCCAAAGGCCCAGGGGAACcccgggaatgtggtgggggtctCCGATAAGGAGATTGGAGCTGGTGACTGGGTGATGAGTAGCACCGGGCCTCTTGTAGGTCTCCAGGTGCTGGAACCCATGGAGACCTTGGAAACCGGAGAGGCTGGGGAGAGTAGTGTTATCTGTGAAGGCACCGTGGCCTTCGAGGCTGGAGTCACGGGGGCCATGGCAACCTGGGAGGTCGGGGCATCTGGAGAGGCAGCGGCGACTGGAGTAGGCCCCTTCGAGGGAGCTGGAGAGGCAGGAATAGCCATGGTGGAGGAAGTGACCGGAATCATGGAGGAACCTAGGGCCCAGTCCATGGCCCTGGTCCCGGCCCCCCAGATCTGGAGAGGGAGTGGATACATGAGTGGGGAGGAATCTGACATAGGTCCAGCAGAGGAAGAGGGAGTGGAAGAGGAGAGATCACCGGGCTTGGAAATCCTTATAGATGCCCATCATTTCCCTATGGCGGGCTTTCGTTTTATGTTTGTGGAGCTGATGCAGTCCCTTCTGCACCGTATCTACCACAATGACCATATCCTGATGACGGTCCGTGATGCCCAGATGATGTTGAGGTCTCAGTTTAGCGATAACAATATAGCTTGGTCCCGGGTCCCTGCACTCCTGGCACCCCAAGAGCCAGCCCAAGGAGAGCCAATCCAAGGGGAAATGGAGGAGGAGCATGGGGAACTAACTGTTTTGGCTACCGTTGAATCTATTCCCTGGGagagtgaagaaagagaagaagagaccaccacatgggaatacatGGAAGATAACTGGGATCCTCAGG AAACCATTAAATACCTGGAAGAAAACTGTGATGAAGAGATCCAAGATTCtggaaatgaagaagaagaagaagaagaagaagaagaagaagaagaagaagaagaagaa gaggaggaggaggacgacgacgacgaggaggaggatgaggacgaggatgaggaagaggaggaggatgaggaagaggaggaggatgaggacgaCGAGGAGgacgacgaggaggaggaggacgaggaggaggacgagaaggaggacgaggaggacgaagaaaaagaagaaggagaaggaggagagaagattAACAAAAAccaagaaggaccagaaaggaaTCTACCCCCATCTGACAGCATTCTGTGA